In Arachis hypogaea cultivar Tifrunner chromosome 17, arahy.Tifrunner.gnm2.J5K5, whole genome shotgun sequence, a single window of DNA contains:
- the LOC112765802 gene encoding uncharacterized protein isoform X1, whose product MESDEDFELLPPPPLHEPKPKLKRLKKALRVPPLSPSNHDGSSPIDSGTLPSDGPTLSAGHVEDSNWGSNPQIDHRVTAHLDASDSDTAKKNNGFGAMRALDFDSIGDGLDGNDEVHSKEMETENEKGEEVADLEIDDRDRKRRSLDEDSEDQEKKRKRKKKKGLDGEKQLKESASNKRRAEKERRENLKQLRAEERKRKKKKGLDGEKQLKESASNKRRAEKERRENLKQLQAESQRLLRETRDAAFKPIPLVQKPISSILDKIRQRKLEIQKKSSGYRDDNGYDSPVDDDSERGPLDEEISDKVEKAKLEETHTSCAAIDNLNTLHVNGSKEAADYPSGESIPSPMAVRIEPEHEFRAPIDDTQELAYHSQSTDTNDVCEEPINTSEEVPASSMLAMNLKLDSAPPDDDASSDDDEDDDKENIDPRLHGSVHLPSPPSGDPVKAFVDEEAEEEDNSDNDMQRFQDNEEGEDDDDIGELNEMITPEYEEKSIDREKRDQLHQKWLEQQDTAGMDNLLHKLNCGSKLKEPTLIEEEDEEGEEAENESDEEAENESDEEAEEYIAPSDAVKINLKKAKQMIPQMFTDKDNDYVSSDDEEAEKMLDKQCLIDKSEERAAFLSPAEDESSREVFSLIKKLNIVPDTKRKAKVPSFFETSLLGQKVNTSSKSFVGRATNHFMATSQKHGSAKVRSFIFGRDDSSSRLSASMSEDSSEMIQRESQPAKAVSAKFQRSTQKISATLNSTTQESSVSLLDILRRSSLRAEHFVQNVKVQPKESVFDAFKLAKKPIKTDAGI is encoded by the exons ATGGAGAGCGACGAAGATTTTGAGCTCTTGCCTCCCCCTCCCCTGCACGAACCTAAGCCAAAGCTCAAGCGTCTCAAGAAAGCTCTTAGGGTTCCTCCCCTCTCTCCCTCCAATCATGATGGTTCCTCCCCTATCGATTCGGGAACTCTTCCCTCCGACGGTCCCACCCTTAGCGCCGGACACGTGGAGGACTCTAATTGGGGATCTAACCCCCAAATCGACCACAGAGTAACCGCTCATCTTGACGCATCAGATAGCGATACTGCCAAGAAGAATAATGGTTTTGGTGCAATGCGAGCTTTGGACTTTGATTCTATCGGTGATGGACTTGACGGAAATGACGAGGTTCACTCTAAGGAGATGGAGACTGAGAATGAGAAGGGGGAGGAAGTTGCGGATCTCGAGATCGATGATCGCGACAGAAAACGACGCAGTTTAGATGAGGATTCAGAGGAtcaggagaagaagaggaagagaaagaagaagaagggattgGACGGTGAGAAGCAGCTTAAAGAATCTGCTTCCAATAAGAGAAGGGCTGAGAAG GAGAGGCGGGAAAATCTCAAACAGCTTCGAGCTGaggagaggaagagaaagaagaagaagggattgGACGGTGAGAAGCAGCTTAAAGAATCTGCTTCCAATAAGAGAAGGGCTGAGAAG GAGAGGCGGGAAAATCTCAAACAGCTTCAAGCTGAGTCTCAGAGACTTCTTCGAG AAACTAGAGATGCAGCTTTTAAACCCATTCCACTGGTTCAGAAGCCAATTTCTTCAATACTGGACAAAATTCGGCAGAGAAAATTAGAGATTCAGAAGAA ATCTAGTGGTTATCGTGATGATAATGGTTATGACTCACCGGTGGATGATGATTCTGAACGTGGCCCTCTGGATGAGGAGATATCTGACAAGGTTGAAAAGGCCAAATTGGAGGAAACACATACTTCGTGTGCAGCCATCGACAATTTGAATACATTGCATGTTAATGGATCTAAAGAAGCTGCAGATTATCCAAGTGGTGAAAGCATTCCTTCCCCCATG GCTGTGCGTATAGAACCTGAGCATGAATTTCGAGCTCCTATTGATGATACTCAG GAGCTCGCTTATCATTCCCAAAGTACCGACACTAATGATGTTTGTGAGGAGCCAATTAACACTTCAGAAGAAGTACCAGCTTCATCAATGCTTGCAATGAACTTGAAACTTGATTCTGCTCCTCCTGATGACGATGC GtcttctgatgatgatgaagatgatgacaaGGAAAACATAGATCCTCGTTTACATGGATCAGTTCACTTGCCTTCACCTCCAAGTGGCGACCCggttaaggcttttgttgatgAAGAAGCTGAAGAGGAAGACAATAGTGACAATGACATGCAGCGCTTCCAAGATAATGAAGAaggtgaagatgatgatgatattggGGAACTTAATGAAATGATAACACCTGAATATGAAGAAAAGTCAATTGATAGAGAAAAGCGTGACCAACTCCACCAGAAGTGGCTTGAACAACAAGATACAGCTGGAATGGACAATCTACTTCATAAACTTAATTGTGGTTCAAAATTGAAAGAACCAACATTAATTGAAGAGGAAGATGAGGAAGGTGAAGAAGCTGAAAATGAATCTGATGAAGAAGCTGAAAATGAATCTGATGAAGAAGCTGAAGAGTACATTGCACCATCAGATGCTGTGAAGATTAATCTGAAGAAGGCGAAGCAGATGATTCCGCAGATGTTTACAGATAAAGATAATGATTATGTCTCATCTGATGACGAGGAAGCTGAAAAGATGCTAGATAAGCAGTGCCTCATTGATAAATCT GAAGAGAGAGCCGCATTCTTGTCACCAGCAGAGGATGAAAGTAGCAGGGAAGTTTTCAGTCTCATAAAGAAGTTAAATATTGTCCCCGATACCAAGAGGAAAGCAAAAGTTCCAT CTTTCTTTGAAACGTCGCTCCTTGGACAAAAAGTAAACACATCATCCAAG TCTTTTGTCGGTCGGGCTACAAATCATTTTATGGCCACATCTCAAAAGCACGGATCAGCAAAGGTTCGATCATTTATATTTGGGCGAGATGACAGCAGTAGCAGGCTTTCTGCCTCAATGTCAGAGGATTCTTCAGAAATG ATTCAGAGGGAGAGCCAACCAGCAAAAGCTGTTTCTGCCAAGTTCCAAAGAAGTACACAGAAAATATCTGCCACCTTGAATTCCACAACTCAAGAGTCAAGCGTGTCGCTTTTAGATATATTAAGGAGGTCTTCACTACGTGCAGAGCACTTTGTCCAGAATGTCAAAGTTCAACCAAAGGAATCCGTATTTGATGCATTCAAGTTAGCAAAGAAGCCAATTAAGACAGACGCAGGGATATAA
- the LOC112765802 gene encoding uncharacterized protein isoform X2 — MRIQRIRRRRGRERRRRDWTVRSSLKNLLPIREGLRRRGGKISNSFELRRGRERRRRDWTVRSSLKNLLPIREGLRRRGGKISNSFKLSLRDFFEFALPSVETRDAAFKPIPLVQKPISSILDKIRQRKLEIQKKSSGYRDDNGYDSPVDDDSERGPLDEEISDKVEKAKLEETHTSCAAIDNLNTLHVNGSKEAADYPSGESIPSPMAVRIEPEHEFRAPIDDTQELAYHSQSTDTNDVCEEPINTSEEVPASSMLAMNLKLDSAPPDDDASSDDDEDDDKENIDPRLHGSVHLPSPPSGDPVKAFVDEEAEEEDNSDNDMQRFQDNEEGEDDDDIGELNEMITPEYEEKSIDREKRDQLHQKWLEQQDTAGMDNLLHKLNCGSKLKEPTLIEEEDEEGEEAENESDEEAENESDEEAEEYIAPSDAVKINLKKAKQMIPQMFTDKDNDYVSSDDEEAEKMLDKQCLIDKSEERAAFLSPAEDESSREVFSLIKKLNIVPDTKRKAKVPSFFETSLLGQKVNTSSKSFVGRATNHFMATSQKHGSAKVRSFIFGRDDSSSRLSASMSEDSSEMIQRESQPAKAVSAKFQRSTQKISATLNSTTQESSVSLLDILRRSSLRAEHFVQNVKVQPKESVFDAFKLAKKPIKTDAGI; from the exons ATGAGGATTCAGAGGAtcaggagaagaagaggaagagaaagaagaagaagggattgGACGGTGAGAAGCAGCTTAAAGAATCTGCTTCCAATAAGAGAAGGGCTGAGAAG GAGAGGCGGGAAAATCTCAAACAGCTTCGAGCTGaggagaggaagagaaagaagaagaagggattgGACGGTGAGAAGCAGCTTAAAGAATCTGCTTCCAATAAGAGAAGGGCTGAGAAG GAGAGGCGGGAAAATCTCAAACAGCTTCAAGCTGAGTCTCAGAGACTTCTTCGAG TTTGCTCTACCTTCGGTAGAAACTAGAGATGCAGCTTTTAAACCCATTCCACTGGTTCAGAAGCCAATTTCTTCAATACTGGACAAAATTCGGCAGAGAAAATTAGAGATTCAGAAGAA ATCTAGTGGTTATCGTGATGATAATGGTTATGACTCACCGGTGGATGATGATTCTGAACGTGGCCCTCTGGATGAGGAGATATCTGACAAGGTTGAAAAGGCCAAATTGGAGGAAACACATACTTCGTGTGCAGCCATCGACAATTTGAATACATTGCATGTTAATGGATCTAAAGAAGCTGCAGATTATCCAAGTGGTGAAAGCATTCCTTCCCCCATG GCTGTGCGTATAGAACCTGAGCATGAATTTCGAGCTCCTATTGATGATACTCAG GAGCTCGCTTATCATTCCCAAAGTACCGACACTAATGATGTTTGTGAGGAGCCAATTAACACTTCAGAAGAAGTACCAGCTTCATCAATGCTTGCAATGAACTTGAAACTTGATTCTGCTCCTCCTGATGACGATGC GtcttctgatgatgatgaagatgatgacaaGGAAAACATAGATCCTCGTTTACATGGATCAGTTCACTTGCCTTCACCTCCAAGTGGCGACCCggttaaggcttttgttgatgAAGAAGCTGAAGAGGAAGACAATAGTGACAATGACATGCAGCGCTTCCAAGATAATGAAGAaggtgaagatgatgatgatattggGGAACTTAATGAAATGATAACACCTGAATATGAAGAAAAGTCAATTGATAGAGAAAAGCGTGACCAACTCCACCAGAAGTGGCTTGAACAACAAGATACAGCTGGAATGGACAATCTACTTCATAAACTTAATTGTGGTTCAAAATTGAAAGAACCAACATTAATTGAAGAGGAAGATGAGGAAGGTGAAGAAGCTGAAAATGAATCTGATGAAGAAGCTGAAAATGAATCTGATGAAGAAGCTGAAGAGTACATTGCACCATCAGATGCTGTGAAGATTAATCTGAAGAAGGCGAAGCAGATGATTCCGCAGATGTTTACAGATAAAGATAATGATTATGTCTCATCTGATGACGAGGAAGCTGAAAAGATGCTAGATAAGCAGTGCCTCATTGATAAATCT GAAGAGAGAGCCGCATTCTTGTCACCAGCAGAGGATGAAAGTAGCAGGGAAGTTTTCAGTCTCATAAAGAAGTTAAATATTGTCCCCGATACCAAGAGGAAAGCAAAAGTTCCAT CTTTCTTTGAAACGTCGCTCCTTGGACAAAAAGTAAACACATCATCCAAG TCTTTTGTCGGTCGGGCTACAAATCATTTTATGGCCACATCTCAAAAGCACGGATCAGCAAAGGTTCGATCATTTATATTTGGGCGAGATGACAGCAGTAGCAGGCTTTCTGCCTCAATGTCAGAGGATTCTTCAGAAATG ATTCAGAGGGAGAGCCAACCAGCAAAAGCTGTTTCTGCCAAGTTCCAAAGAAGTACACAGAAAATATCTGCCACCTTGAATTCCACAACTCAAGAGTCAAGCGTGTCGCTTTTAGATATATTAAGGAGGTCTTCACTACGTGCAGAGCACTTTGTCCAGAATGTCAAAGTTCAACCAAAGGAATCCGTATTTGATGCATTCAAGTTAGCAAAGAAGCCAATTAAGACAGACGCAGGGATATAA
- the LOC112764442 gene encoding uncharacterized protein produces the protein MANSGNSQEAVPPVEGVAGGGTAYGWNDGGTAGLSNLKGAIDPTEIPTKDLVNVWCMPSTANVGPQDMPRHLEPTNLLAARNERESVQIAIRPKVSWAGSGVAGAVQVQCSDLCSTSGDRLIVGQSIQLRRVVPILGVPDALVPLDLPVSQINLFPGETAALWISIDVPSAQPPGQYEGEVIITALKADAESSGQSLSKAEKHQLYKELKDCLEMVDPIDGKPLDEVVGRMKSATTTLRRILLSPSFSEFTSDNGAIDKMEEDAISNLSIRVKLNLTVWEFVLPETPSLPAVFGISDTVIEDRFGVQHGTAEWYEELDQHFKWLLQYRISPYFCKWADGMRVLTYTCPWPADHPKSDEYFSDPRLAAYAVPYSKVISSNVVEKDYLQKQVEILRTKSHWRKAYFYLWDEPLNFEQYDSLRNMASAIHAYAPDARILTTYYTGPNDAPLAPTPFEAFVKVPSFLRPHTQIYCTSEWVLGNREDLVKDIIAELQPENGEEWWTYVCMGPSDPHPNWHLGMRGTQHRAVMWRVWKEGGTGFLYWGANCYEKATAASAEIRFRHGLPPGDGVLYYPGEVFSKSHQPVASLRLERLLSGLQDFEYLKLYASKYGREESISLLERTGVYFGPERYTVEHMPVDVMRGQIFNACRS, from the exons ATGGCTAACTCTG GAAATTCTCAAGAGGCAGTGCCACCAGTTGAAGGTGTTGCTGGAGGCGGTACGGCTTATGGGTGGAATGATGGGGGCACAGCTGGTTTGAGTAATCTCAAGGGAGCAATTGATCCGACCGAAATTCCAACTAAGGATTTGGTGAATGTCTGGTGCATGCCAAGCACAGCAAATGTTGGACCTCAAGATATGCCCAGACATTTAGAGCCT ACAAACCTGCTGGCAGCTAGAAATGAAAGGGAGAGTGTTCAGATAGCTATCCGACCAAAGGTTTCGTGGGCTGGTTCTGGTGTTGCAGGGGCTGTGCAGGTTCAATGTAGTGACCTATGCTCCACTTCTGGAGACAG ATTGATTGTTGGGCAGTCAATACAGTTGAGGCGGGTGGTACCCATATTAGGTGTACCAGATGCTCTTGTGCCCCTTGATCTTCCAGTTAGTCAAATAAACCTATTTCCAGG AGAGACTGCTGCACTTTGGATATCTATTGATGTTCCTAGTGCCCAACCTCCTGGACAATATGAAGGAGAGGTTATCATTACTGCTCTAAAGGCAGATGCTGA ATCCTCTGGTCAAAGTTTAAGCAAGGCTGAGAAACATCAGTTGTATAAGGAGCTTAAGGACTGCCTTGAAATGGTAGATCCCATTGACGGAAAACCATTAGATGAAGTG GTTGGAAGGATGAAATCTGCAACTACAACTCTAAGAAGGATTCTGTTGTCGCCATCATTTTCTGAATTCACTTCAGATAACGGAGCAATAGATAAAATGGAGGAGGATGCCATTTCAAACCTTTCTATACGGGTGAAGTTGAATCTGACTGTTTGGGAATTTGTACTTCCAGAAACTCCTTCGCTCCCTGCTGTCTTTGGT ATATCGGATACCGTAATTGAGGATCGGTTTGGTGTTCAACATGGGACAGCTGAGTGGTATGAGGAACTGGATCAGCATTTCAAATGGCTTCTTCAATATAGAATTAGCCCTTATTTTTGCAAATGGGCTGATGGTATGCGTGTTTTGACATATACATGTCCATGGCCAG CGGATCATCCAAAATCAGATGAATATTTTTCAGACCCACGGTTGGCAGCATACGCTGTGCCTTACAGTAAAGTAATCTCCAG TAACGTTGTAGAGAAGGATTACTTGCAGAAACAAGTTGAGATATTGAGAACGAAGTCTCACTGGAGAAAAGCTTACTTTTACTTGTGGGATGAG CCTCTAAATTTCGAACAATATGATTCTCTTCGCAACATGGCCAGTGCAATTCATGCTTACGCTCCAGATGCTCGTATTTTAACTACTTATTATACTG GGCCAAATGATGCTCCTCTTGCACCTACCCCATTTGAGGCTTTTGTCAAAGTTCCTAGTTTCCTGCGTCCTCATACTCAAATTTATTGTACAAG TGAATGGGTCCTGGGCAATCGTGAGGACCTAGTGAAGGATATTATTGCTGAACTACAGCCAGAGAATGGTGAg GAATGGTGGACATATGTCTGCATGGGGCCATCAGATCCTCATCCAAATTGGCACCTTGGGATGCGTGGTACTCAACACCGTGCTGTCATGTGGCGTGTGTGGAAGGAGGGTGGCACCGGATTTTTATACTGGGGTGCCAACTGCTATGAGAAGGCAACTGCAGCCAGTGCAGAG ATAAGATTCAGGCATGGCCTTCCTCCTGGGGATGGAGTTTTATACTACCCTGGTGAGGTTTTCTCAAAATCTCATCAACCAGTGGCTTCTCTTAGGCTAGAGCGCCTGCTTAGTGGCTTGCAG GACTTTGAATACCTGAAACTATATGCTTCGAAGTATGGTCGAGAGGAAAGTATTTCGCTTTTGGAGAGGACAGGAGTGTACTTTGGTCCTGAGCGTTACACGGTTGAGCACATGCCGGTCGATGTAATGAGAGGACAAATTTTTAATGCTTGCCGTTCATAA